Proteins co-encoded in one Capsicum annuum cultivar UCD-10X-F1 chromosome 9, UCD10Xv1.1, whole genome shotgun sequence genomic window:
- the LOC107842379 gene encoding protein CURVATURE THYLAKOID 1B, chloroplastic isoform X1, with the protein MFKLFNTFVISLMWMSCDAGRKMERNVVSVATSTGEVVTAEPTTTEMATTKLPSKLVQKIQEVWNKVDDKYAVSSLGVAAFILLWSSTRVISAIDRLPLIPSVLKLVGIGYTGWFAYKNLIFKPNREVLIAKIKDLYKYIIESS; encoded by the exons atgtttaaattatttaataccTTTGTAATTTCTTTGATGTGGATGAGCTGTGATGCTGGTAGAAAGATGGAAAGGAATGTTGTCTCAGTGGCAACATCAACTGGAGAAGTTGTCACAGCAGAGCCCACAACAACTGAAATGGCAACCACTAAGCTGCCATCAAAGCttgtccaaaaaattcaagaagtt TGGAACAAAGTTGATGATAAGTACGCAGTCAGTTCATTGGGTGTTGCTGCATTTATTCTGCTTTGGAGCTCTACAAGAGTGATCTCG GCAATTGACAGGCTTCCTTTAATTCCTAGTGTCCTTAAGCTTGTAGGAATTGGTTACACCGGT TGGTTTGCCTACAAGAACTTGATCTTCAAACCCAACAG AGAAGTTTTGATAGCAAAGATCAAGGATTTGTACAAGTATATTATTGAAAGCAGCTAA
- the LOC107842379 gene encoding protein CURVATURE THYLAKOID 1B, chloroplastic isoform X2, whose product MFKLFNTFVISLMWMSCDAGRKMERNVVSVATSTGEVVTAEPTTTEMATTKLPSKLVQKIQEVWNKVDDKYAVSSLGVAAFILLWSSTRVISWFAYKNLIFKPNREVLIAKIKDLYKYIIESS is encoded by the exons atgtttaaattatttaataccTTTGTAATTTCTTTGATGTGGATGAGCTGTGATGCTGGTAGAAAGATGGAAAGGAATGTTGTCTCAGTGGCAACATCAACTGGAGAAGTTGTCACAGCAGAGCCCACAACAACTGAAATGGCAACCACTAAGCTGCCATCAAAGCttgtccaaaaaattcaagaagtt TGGAACAAAGTTGATGATAAGTACGCAGTCAGTTCATTGGGTGTTGCTGCATTTATTCTGCTTTGGAGCTCTACAAGAGTGATCTCG TGGTTTGCCTACAAGAACTTGATCTTCAAACCCAACAG AGAAGTTTTGATAGCAAAGATCAAGGATTTGTACAAGTATATTATTGAAAGCAGCTAA
- the LOC107842379 gene encoding protein CURVATURE THYLAKOID 1B, chloroplastic isoform X3 yields MERNVVSVATSTGEVVTAEPTTTEMATTKLPSKLVQKIQEVWNKVDDKYAVSSLGVAAFILLWSSTRVISAIDRLPLIPSVLKLVGIGYTGWFAYKNLIFKPNREVLIAKIKDLYKYIIESS; encoded by the exons ATGGAAAGGAATGTTGTCTCAGTGGCAACATCAACTGGAGAAGTTGTCACAGCAGAGCCCACAACAACTGAAATGGCAACCACTAAGCTGCCATCAAAGCttgtccaaaaaattcaagaagtt TGGAACAAAGTTGATGATAAGTACGCAGTCAGTTCATTGGGTGTTGCTGCATTTATTCTGCTTTGGAGCTCTACAAGAGTGATCTCG GCAATTGACAGGCTTCCTTTAATTCCTAGTGTCCTTAAGCTTGTAGGAATTGGTTACACCGGT TGGTTTGCCTACAAGAACTTGATCTTCAAACCCAACAG AGAAGTTTTGATAGCAAAGATCAAGGATTTGTACAAGTATATTATTGAAAGCAGCTAA
- the LOC107842379 gene encoding protein CURVATURE THYLAKOID 1B, chloroplastic isoform X4, whose amino-acid sequence MERNVVSVATSTGEVVTAEPTTTEMATTKLPSKLVQKIQEVWNKVDDKYAVSSLGVAAFILLWSSTRVISWFAYKNLIFKPNREVLIAKIKDLYKYIIESS is encoded by the exons ATGGAAAGGAATGTTGTCTCAGTGGCAACATCAACTGGAGAAGTTGTCACAGCAGAGCCCACAACAACTGAAATGGCAACCACTAAGCTGCCATCAAAGCttgtccaaaaaattcaagaagtt TGGAACAAAGTTGATGATAAGTACGCAGTCAGTTCATTGGGTGTTGCTGCATTTATTCTGCTTTGGAGCTCTACAAGAGTGATCTCG TGGTTTGCCTACAAGAACTTGATCTTCAAACCCAACAG AGAAGTTTTGATAGCAAAGATCAAGGATTTGTACAAGTATATTATTGAAAGCAGCTAA
- the LOC107842378 gene encoding uncharacterized protein LOC107842378, with product MSGASRVRSMNVNDSEARPVLDPAGNKARRSPGSRKSVTRPMRKTVSKEEVEMEDKNGHQPSPSLLTFDVPSILRRQESLYSNLSLSASCSSDASTDSFHSSASTGRIYRMNNTSSRRKQLSSKSKRMVSDDISDSSIDGLQPGTVMLKKPKGSGLWQQPAGA from the exons ATGTCGGGAGCTTCAAGGGTAAGGTCAATGAATGTAAATGATTCGGAAGCAAGGCCAGTTCTTGATCCCGCTGGGAATAAGGCACGGAGATCACCTGGTTCAAGAAAATCTGTTACGAGACCTATGAGAAAGACAGTGTCAAAAGAGGAGGTTGAGATGGAAGATAAAAATGGTCACCAACCATCCCCTTCATTGCTTACTTTTGATGTTCCTTCAATACTTAGGCGACAAGAGTCATTGTATTCCAACCTTTCACTTAGTGCTTCATGTTCTTCTGATGCCTCAACGGATTCATTTCACAGCAGTGCTTCAACTGGTAGGATATATAGAATGAATAATACCTCAAGTAGAAGGAAGCAATTGTCATCGAAGTCCAAAAGGATGGTTTCGGATGATATATCAGACTCTTCAATCGATGGTTTGCAACCAG GTACAGTTATGCTGAAGAAGCCAAAGGGATCAGGTTTGTGGCAGCAGCCAGCAGGTGCTTAA